The DNA region CAGGACCACCTGTATCAGGCGTGGTTAAACGACATGGAATCCGTAGCCCCTTCAGGGGGAGAGAAATGGGCCCAGTTTAAAGGCAGAATTGATCAGTGGCTGTCGGAAGTGTTAACAACCAGCGGCCAGAAAGCGGAACAGAGCCACCTTGCACCAGGGGAGAGCGTTCGTGGTTATCCTGACTCTCTCCAGGTTCCTACTGCCGCACAGCATTGTCCGGTACGGATTTTAACGGTGACACACGGCGGGGTGATCCGCTACCTGTTATCTCAATGGGGTGTCACGTCCAGTATGTGGGAAGCCCCCATCCACACGGGGCAGGCTTATGTACTGGAATTGAGCCGGGAAAAAGGGGGATGGAGATGTACTGCATCGTGGG from Caldalkalibacillus thermarum includes:
- a CDS encoding histidine phosphatase family protein; protein product: MGTVYAVHLYLVRHGVTEWNRQGRYYGQTDLPCLPHMWHLFDGLKSRLAGLVFDQVYSSDLTRCRQTLDYLAPSVAKSACYDHRLREYHFGAWEGRTHSDLEQDHLYQAWLNDMESVAPSGGEKWAQFKGRIDQWLSEVLTTSGQKAEQSHLAPGESVRGYPDSLQVPTAAQHCPVRILTVTHGGVIRYLLSQWGVTSSMWEAPIHTGQAYVLELSREKGGWRCTASWVEPSPASGPLSGHAHKARS